The Vibrio echinoideorum DNA window AGAAAGCTATTCTCCGGAAGATATGGCGGCGCCTGAAGCTGACGCACCAATGTTGCTAAACAACATGTGGAAGAACTTCTTAGAGCTAGATGCGGGCAATGATGACCGAGCGTTGATTGAGATCTACAACGACACGCAAAGTGATATCGCAGAAGCGCACAACCAATTTGCGACAGGCATGCTAAACCTTCAGCACCGTGCTTGGGCAGAACAGATGTCTTTGCGTATTAACTACGAACTTAGCTCTCGAATGAGCACTAAGAACCGTTACCACCGTCCTATTTTGGATGAGTTGAGCGAGCGTTTGGCTGATAAGTTTTTCGTGAACTTCTCGTTGTTTCAATCCTTGCCAGATGCTTGGGGTATCGATCAGGTATTCCCTGTATTGCCTCTAAGTGGTTTGGATAATGCGGACGAGCGACGCGCTGTGGTATTGGATATCACATGTGATTCTGACGGTACGATTGATCAGTATGTTGACGGTCAAGGTATTGAAACGACTCTGCCAGTTCCTGCATGGAATCCAGATGAACCTTACCTGATGGGCTTTTTCCTAGTAGGCGCATACCAAGAGATCTTGGGTGATATGCATAACCTTTTTGGTGATACGCACAGTGTAGTGGTCAACGTTGACGAAAGCGGTGAAGCGAACATCGATTACATCAATGAAGGCGATACGGTTGAAGACATGATGCGTTATGTTCACATCGATACGGATCTGATCCGTCAGAACTACAAAGAATTGGTCACGGCGAAAGTACCAGCTCAAGAGCAGCAAAGCGTACTTGAAGAGTTAGAACAAGGCTTGATGGGTTATACCTATCTTGAGGATTTTTAATGGACGATTTATTTACCAAACCCGATTACTCGCTGTACTCCAATGCGATGACGTTTATGCGTCGTCCATTGGTACAAAACCCAATTGATAACGACGCTGATGTGGTTGTGTTGGGTGCGCCGTTAGATATGGCGACGTCTGGTCGTCCGGGTGCTCGTATGGGACCGGATGCGATTCGTCGTGCGTCAGTCAACTTGGCGTGGGAAGGCAAAAAATTCCCTTGGGACTTCAATGTATTTGAACACACCTCGGTGATTGATGCTGGCGACCTCGTGTTTGATTGTGGTGATGCAGAAGATCTAACTCAACGTTTAGAAGCGGCTGCTGATGCGATTCTAAGCAGTGGTAAAACACTGTTAGGTTTAGGTGGCGATCACTTCATTACATTGCCTTTGCTAAGAGCATACGGCAAAAAGTATGGCGAGATGGCGTTGATTCACTTCGATGCACATACTGATACGTACAGTCAGGGAAGTCGTTATGACCACGGTACGATGTTCTACCATGCACCTAATGAAGGTCTAATCTCGCCTGAGCATTCAGTGCAAATTGGGATTCGTACTGAGTATAAGCAAGAAGGTCACGGCTTCAACGTCATCAATGCGATGCAAGCGAATGACATGAGCGTGGATGAAATCATTGCTCAAGTAAAAGGCACTGTTGGCGACAAACCTGTCTATGTAACGTTTGATATTGACTGTTTGGACCCTGCGTTTGCACCGGGTACGGGTACGCCAGTGTGTGGTGGTTTGAACTCAGATAAAGTGTTGAAAATCATCCGTGGCTTGCAGGGTATTAACATGGTTGGTATGGACGTTGTAGAAGTTTCACCAGCATATGACCAAAGCGAGATTACGGCATTGGCTGGTGCGACGATTGCTCTCGAGCTGCTTTACGTTTGGACGGCGAACCGCTTAACAAAATGACACTAGTGGTTAGCTGTATTGGTTAGCTGTATTGGTTAGCTAACCGAACGTTTCACTTATTTATTCAGAAGCCCATCAGGTTGAACTTGATGGGCTTTTGTGTTTTGTCGAGCAGCAAAAATTCTACTCTTGCATCTCAGTAAGTAGTCTTTTCTTGACTGTGAACTAACATGCTAAAAGGTTCGTATTCTACGGCCTATCTCATGGTTTGTGAGTAAAAAACCATCACATTGATTATGAGAGGTGTCTCAAAGATGGGACTTGCCTCTGCTTTACTAAGGATGCAGAGCTCACCTCAATTAATGCCCTGTATTCGCTAATGATTTATCAACTTTATTGCTGTATATATTTATAAAATGAAGAGGTGTATTTATATTGTGAGCTCATTTGCATATTAATCAGCATCCTACTAACTTTTAACTAGTGTTTTCAAACCTTGAAAGAATACTTGGATTTGCGAAAAGATGTCTCCTCGCACAGACATGGCATTTTTTATAGGGAAGACTAGGCTTAAGGGTAAGTAAAATATAATAAAACAGGCGAAATACACTCTTTTTTTCGGTGGTTTAGACATAAAATTGATTACCACGGATAAGAGTTAAGTATGAGTTGAATTAAAGCCTGATATTGCTATTACAGATAATTTTCACAGCGCTTGAGAAGAGTGCTTTGTGACAACGGGGGATGTATGGATATTGAAGTTTCGCGCCAGGCTGCAGTAGTTGAAGCTGTGAGTGGAGATGTCGTCGTAGTTAAGCCTGACGGTAGCGCAAGAAAGATTTCAGTTGGTGATATCATCCGTGAGAATGAGATTGTTATTACCTCGAATGGATCTGAAGTTGTATTAGGTGTTCAAAACGATGCTATTTCGGTTGGAGAGAATTGTGTAGGCTGTGTTGACGAAAATTCTGCGTGGGCAGAAGCGCCAATTGCCGGTGAGGTTAATTTCGATTCAGATCAAGCGGACGCCGGAACCTTTACGGACGATGACCTTGCTGCTATCCAAGACGCAATTTTAGGTGGTGCCGATCCAACTCAAATCTTAGAGGCAACGGCTGCTGGTGGCGGTCTGGGTTCTGCAAATGCGGGCTTCGTAACCATCGATTACAACTATACGCAAACTCAACCGACAACTTTCTTTGAAACCTCAGGGCTAGACTACGAAGTTATAGAAGAACCTCGAGAAGAGTTCCGATCGATAACCCGTTCTTCTGGCGGTCAATCAATCAGTGAAGTGCTCACTGAAGGTTCCATTTCTGACAATACCTATCCCCAATCTATTACATCTACAGAGACGATAATTGCTGGCAGCTTAGCGCTCGCATCTGATTCTTTTGTTCCAGAAGCTTCATCCCTTGCTTCACTGCTTAGTGAGCTAAATAGCGACATTACCTCAAGCGGTCAACCTGTCACGTTTACTTATGATTTGGCATCAAATTCTATCGTTGGTGTTCAAGGTACTGACGAAGTATTACGCATCGACATTGATGCCGTCAGTGTTGGCAATAACCTGGAGCTTTCTCTAACTACAACGATTTCTCAGCCGGTTGACCATTTACCGTCTGTTGGCGGTGGTCAGGTTTCCTACACTGGCGATCAAATCGATATCGCTTTCGATATTCAAGGTGAAGACAGCGCTGGGAATCCGCTAGCAACACCCGTCAACGCACAAGTTTCAGTGTTTGATGGGATAGATCCGTCTGTTGAAAGTGTAAATATCACTAACGTTGAAACTAGCAGCACGGCAATCGAAGGAACGTTCTCAAATATTGGTAGTGATAACCTTCAATCAACCGTATTTGATGCAAGTGCACTGGAGCAGTTTGATGGGTTGCTCAGTGATAATCAAAACACGCTTGCGAGACTTTCTGATGATGGGACAACGATTACTCTGTCTATCCAAGGCCGAGGTGAGGTTGTTCTCACTATCTCGCTTGATACCGATGGCACCTATAAATTCGAGCAATCTAATCCGATAGAACAAGTAGGTACTGATTCACTGACGTTCGCTTTGCCGATCACTATTACTGATTTTGACCAAGATGTTGTAACCAATACTATCAACATTGCCATTACTGATGGTGATAGCCCTGTTATCATTAATGTTGACAGTATTGATGTTGATGAAGCAGGCATTGTTGGCGGTTCACAAGAGGGCACAGCGCCAGTGTCTGGTAGCGGCAGTATTACCGCGGATATTTTTGAAAGTGACATCATTGACCATTATGAACTCGAACCGGCAGAATTTAATACTGGTGGCAGCTTGGTTTCAAATGGCGAGGCTGTGCTGCTTGAGTTGATTAGTGAGACCAATGGTGTAAGAACTTACGAAGGTTATGTCGAGGTCAATGGTTCGAGAATTACAGTCTTTGACGTTAAAGTGGATAGCCCTTCATTGGGGAGCTACGAATTTACTCTGTATGAAGACCTTTCACATCAAGGTGCTGAAGATGCGTTATTAACTTTTGCTCTGCCAATTTATGCGGTGGATGCGGATGGTGACCGCTCTGCACTGTCTGGAGGTTCGAACACACCAGAAGCTGCTGAGATCCTCGTCAATGTCACCGATGATGTTGTTGAGTTAGTTGATAAGGTTGAATCAGTCACCGAGCCGACCTTAGCGGGCGATACCGTTGTTTCGTATAACCTATTCAACTTCGAAGGCGCCGATGGTTCGACAATTCAGTCGTTCAACTACAACGGTGTTGATTACCTATTAGATCAAAGTTTATTGCCTGATGCTGATCAAACCTTCAGTTTTACGGAGGGTGTGGTCACTATCTCACTGAATGGTGAATTCAGTTTTGAAGTCGCTCGTGATATCGACCATTCAAGCAGCGAAACTATCGTCAAACAGTTTTCATTTTTAGCTGAAGATGGTGATGGCGATACTGATACTTCGACGCTTGAGCTAAGTATTACCGATGGTCAAGATCCGATCATTGGCCTGATCCCGCCGGTTACTCTATCTGAAACAAATCTTGCTGACGGTTCTGCGCCAAGCGGAAGTACAGTGAGCGCGACTGAAACGATTACCTTTACCGCAGGCAGTGATGATGTGGCGAGTTTCCGTATTGAACCAACCGAGTTCAATGTGGGCGGTGTACTAAAATCGAATGGTTTTGCGGTCGAGATAAAAGAAGACTCTGCTAATCCGGGTACTTACATCGGTTTTATTACCAATGGCTCGGGCACTGAAGTACCTGTCTTCACCATTAGCTTCTCGGCAACGACGCTAGGTGGATATACCTTTACTCTAATTGAAGCGCTAGACCATACAGATGGCCTAGCTAATAACGATCTGAGCTTTGATCTACCCGTTTATGCGGTAGACAGCGATGGTGATGATTCACTGGTGTCCCAACTTAACGTGACCATTGGTGATGATGTCCAAATCATGCAAGACGGTACGTTAGATATCATCGAGCCAAATCTTGTCGACGGCACAATCACAACCAACACCATTGATGTGATGCCAAACCAAAGTGCCGATGGTGCGACGATCACTCAGTTCACTTATGACGGTCAGCTACGAACGCTTGACCAAAATGACACTGGCGAACAGCAATTCAGCTTCACTGAAGGCGAACTGTTTATCACCCTTGAAGGTGAAGTGCGATTTGAGCCAAATCGTAATTTAGACCACACGACAAGTGAAGATATCGTGAAGTCGATTGTGGTGACTTCAAGTGATTTTGATAATGATCCGGTGACTTCAACCGTAACATTGACGATCACTGATGGTGACATTCCGACTATCGACTCGGTACAGAGCGTTGTACTTGAAGAAGCTGATTTAACTGACGGCTCATCGCCAAGTGGTAGCGCAGTCAGTCAAACGCAAACTATCACTTTCACCAACCAAAGTGATGATGTGGTTCGTTTCCGCATTGAACCAACGGAATTCAACACCAACGATGCACTTAAATCGAACGGCTTAGCTGTTGAACTGCGTGAAGATCCGATGGGGTCGGGTGACTACATTGGCTTTACGACCAGTGCGACGAATGTAGAAACTACGGTATTTACGCTGAGTTTCTCTAGCACCACCCTAGGTGAATACACCTTCACTTTACTTGAAGCGTTGGACCACCAAGATGCTCGAGGTAACAACGACCTCAGCTTTGATCTACCTGTTTATGCGGTTGATAGTGATGGCGATGACTCGTTGGTTTCTCAGCTTGGCGTGACCATTGGTGATGACGTACAACTGATGCAAGACGGTGCGCTCAATATTACTGAGCCGACAGTCGCCGATTTAGCCGCCGTCACACCACCGACGACTGCTATTTTCGATGCGATGCCAAATCAAAGCGCGGATGGCGCGACGATCACTCAGTTCACTTATGATGGCCAACTTCGAACGCTTGACCAAAATGACAATGGTGAGCAGCAGTTTAGCTTCACGGAAGGTGAACTGTTCATCACTCTTCAAGGTGACGTTCGTTTCGAACCTAATCGTAATCTAGACCACACGCTAAGCGAAGACATCGTGAAATCGATCGTGGTGACGTCTAGTGATTCCGATAACGATGTGCTGACCTCAACGGTCACGTTGACCATTACCGATGGTGATATCCCTACCATTGATAATGTGCCAACAGTGAACTTGTCAGAAACGAACCTGAGTGACGGCTCTGCACCAAGTGGCAGCGCAGTTAGTTCAACTCAAACCATTACCTTTACTAATCAAAGTGATGATGTAACAAGCTTCCGTATTGAACCGACTGAATTTAATGTTGGTGGCGCTCTCACATCAAACGGATTGGCAGTCGAGTTAAAAGCCGACCCAACCACACCGGGCGGGTACATTGGTTACGTTACTGATGGCTCGAACGTTGAAACCAACGTGTTCACGATTAGCTTCTCAGATACTAACTTAGGCCAATACACATTCACCTTGCTTGAAGCGTTAGACCATGCTGATGGCTTATTGAATAATAACTTGAACTTTGATCTTCCTGTTTACGCTGTCGATAGCGATGGTGATGATTCACTCGTGTCTCAATTAAATGTAACCATTGGTGATGATGTTCAAATTGTGCAGGGCGGTGCTTTAGATATCACTGAGCCCAACCTTGCAGATGGCACGGTGAGCACCAATACCATTGATGTGATGCCAAATCAGAGTGCCGATGGGGCGACGATCACTCAGTTCACGTATGACGGGCAAGTTCGCACTCTGGATCAAACTGACAATGGTGAGCAGCAATTTAGCTTCACTGAAGGTGAGTTGTTCATCACTCTTGAAGGTGAAGTGCGCTTCGAGCCAAACCGTAATTTAGACCACACGGTTAACGAAGACATCGTCAAATCGATAGTGGTGACCTCAAGCGATTCAGACAATGACGTACTGACCTCCACAGTGACGCTGACCATTACCGATGGTGATATCCCAACCATTGATGCAGTGCCAAGCGTTACGCTTTCGGAAACTAACTTAAGTGACGGCTCTGCGCCTAGCGGCAGTGCAGTAAGCCAAACTGAGACGATTACTTTCACTAATCAAAGTGATGATGTGGCGAGTTTCCGTATTGAACCAACCGAGTTCAATGTGGGCGGTGCACTAAAATCGAATGGTT harbors:
- the speB gene encoding agmatinase encodes the protein MDDLFTKPDYSLYSNAMTFMRRPLVQNPIDNDADVVVLGAPLDMATSGRPGARMGPDAIRRASVNLAWEGKKFPWDFNVFEHTSVIDAGDLVFDCGDAEDLTQRLEAAADAILSSGKTLLGLGGDHFITLPLLRAYGKKYGEMALIHFDAHTDTYSQGSRYDHGTMFYHAPNEGLISPEHSVQIGIRTEYKQEGHGFNVINAMQANDMSVDEIIAQVKGTVGDKPVYVTFDIDCLDPAFAPGTGTPVCGGLNSDKVLKIIRGLQGINMVGMDVVEVSPAYDQSEITALAGATIALELLYVWTANRLTK